A part of Brachybacterium faecium DSM 4810 genomic DNA contains:
- a CDS encoding dihydrodipicolinate synthase/N-acetylneuraminate lyase (PFAM: Dihydrodipicolinate synthetase family), which translates to MTDTPMRGVFAVSTTPFTPVGAQDLDICGRSVERVLEAGVDGILALGATGEALALEDHEREAQVRHLVEVVDGRVPVVVGCMAYRPQAVSTMIARAARWGASAAMVTPSFYGGLSATDAVAALSPVVERSELPVMVYNNPHSTGVDLLPEDLVPLLEHEAMWSVKETSGAATRVRELRAHLGTEVEVLVGADGLALEGFTQGASGWVAASAWLAPARCVELWRRADAGDWERAVALWDRLAGPLGQIEADPAFISLIKRSLGELGLPQGAVRTPLPTASDEAVRSLLSALDS; encoded by the coding sequence ATGACCGACACCCCGATGCGCGGCGTCTTCGCCGTCTCGACCACGCCCTTCACCCCGGTGGGCGCGCAGGATCTGGACATCTGCGGCCGGAGCGTCGAGCGGGTGCTCGAGGCGGGCGTCGACGGCATCCTCGCCCTCGGCGCCACCGGCGAGGCGCTCGCCCTCGAGGACCACGAGCGCGAGGCCCAGGTCCGCCACCTCGTCGAGGTCGTGGACGGCCGTGTGCCGGTGGTCGTCGGCTGCATGGCGTACCGCCCGCAGGCGGTGTCGACGATGATCGCCCGCGCCGCACGGTGGGGCGCCTCCGCCGCGATGGTCACGCCCTCGTTCTACGGCGGGCTCTCCGCGACCGATGCGGTCGCCGCGCTCTCCCCGGTCGTGGAGCGCTCGGAGCTGCCGGTGATGGTCTACAACAATCCGCACTCGACCGGCGTGGACCTGCTGCCCGAGGATCTCGTCCCGCTGCTGGAGCACGAGGCGATGTGGAGCGTGAAGGAGACCTCGGGCGCCGCGACCCGCGTGCGCGAGCTGCGCGCCCATCTCGGCACCGAGGTGGAGGTGCTCGTGGGGGCCGACGGGCTCGCCCTCGAGGGGTTCACCCAGGGCGCGAGCGGCTGGGTCGCCGCCTCGGCCTGGCTCGCACCGGCCCGCTGCGTCGAGCTCTGGCGCCGCGCCGATGCCGGGGATTGGGAGCGCGCCGTCGCGCTGTGGGACCGCCTGGCCGGGCCGCTGGGCCAGATCGAGGCCGATCCGGCGTTCATCTCGCTGATCAAGCGGTCGCTCGGCGAGCTGGGCCTCCCGCAGGGCGCGGTCCGCACACCCCTGCCGACGGCCTCGGACGAGGCCGTGCGCTCCCTGCTGTCCGCTCTCGACTCTTGA
- a CDS encoding transcriptional regulator/sugar kinase (PFAM: ROK family) translates to MAMPPPNPSAMRRANARDCTVVLREAERALTLAEIAAATGLSRPTVDAVLEELQATGIVVPAPAAASGSAGRPARRFRFAPSAATVAALDIGARTVRCIVADAAGRELARGEAPMQGSDPIAPLVQAVRGTGRAPSAVGVAVPGILDPAGHVSRSLAAPALEGVDLAGALAERLGCPVEVDNDIKLAALAEHHLGPAADSIVLIQLGHRVSVAVIVGGAILQGAHRLAGELGSQRGMRWTDSSVRGRLTWSTGDDAQELLERAAAGDPGAVQEVEEFCAQIAPRLATVLLTVDPERVVVGGGLSRAGETLLAPLRRAVGRLLMTEHAPEVVPARLTTDGALVGALGLGFAHGSARLTGVPEVPAPWHRFDAGLS, encoded by the coding sequence ATGGCGATGCCACCCCCGAACCCCTCGGCGATGCGGCGCGCCAACGCGCGGGACTGCACGGTGGTGCTGCGTGAGGCCGAGCGTGCGCTGACCCTCGCCGAGATCGCCGCGGCCACCGGCCTCTCCCGGCCCACGGTCGATGCGGTGCTCGAGGAGCTCCAGGCGACCGGCATCGTGGTCCCCGCCCCGGCCGCGGCCTCGGGCAGCGCGGGCCGGCCCGCGCGCCGGTTCCGCTTCGCGCCCTCCGCCGCGACGGTCGCCGCGCTCGACATCGGCGCCCGCACGGTGCGCTGCATCGTCGCCGACGCGGCCGGCCGGGAGCTCGCCCGAGGAGAGGCGCCGATGCAGGGCTCCGACCCGATCGCGCCGCTCGTGCAGGCCGTGCGCGGCACCGGCCGCGCCCCGTCGGCCGTCGGCGTCGCCGTGCCCGGCATCCTCGACCCCGCCGGCCACGTCAGCCGCAGCCTCGCCGCCCCCGCCCTCGAGGGGGTGGATCTCGCCGGTGCCCTCGCGGAGCGGCTCGGTTGCCCGGTCGAGGTCGACAACGACATCAAGCTCGCGGCCCTCGCCGAGCACCATCTCGGGCCGGCCGCCGACAGCATCGTGCTGATCCAGCTCGGGCACCGCGTCTCCGTCGCCGTGATCGTGGGCGGCGCGATCCTGCAGGGCGCCCATCGCCTGGCCGGTGAGCTGGGCAGCCAGCGCGGCATGCGCTGGACCGACAGCTCCGTGCGCGGACGGCTCACCTGGTCCACGGGCGACGACGCCCAGGAGCTCCTCGAGCGAGCCGCCGCCGGGGACCCCGGCGCCGTCCAGGAGGTCGAGGAGTTCTGTGCGCAGATCGCCCCGCGCCTGGCCACGGTGCTGCTCACCGTCGATCCCGAACGGGTCGTCGTCGGCGGCGGTCTCTCCCGCGCCGGCGAGACCCTGCTGGCCCCGCTGCGCCGCGCCGTCGGCCGGCTGCTGATGACCGAGCACGCCCCCGAGGTGGTGCCCGCCCGGCTCACCACCGACGGCGCCCTCGTGGGCGCGCTCGGCCTGGGTTTCGCGCACGGCTCCGCCCGCCTCACCGGCGTCCCCGAGGTCCCCGCCCCCTGGCATCGCTTCGATGCCGGCCTGTCCTGA
- a CDS encoding sugar phosphate isomerase/epimerase (PFAM: Xylose isomerase-like TIM barrel): MTADITFGFSSYSFHSKLSTGEMTLPQVIDWVAASEGEHLELAVLGDDPDSPIPNIASDPAYVDSIRASADSAGVPLTSLAIGADLSIEDPEELRSQVARVKEYVDLAERLGITRMRHDVVPHAAQPGDDTPAFERALPSIVAASKEIAQYAAGRGITTSLENHGFFVQAADRVRRIIHAVDEPNFLTTLDVGNFVCVDEDPAVSVPQNLPYAMVVHFKDFYIRPADAAPGEGWFRSRGGKHLRGAVVGNGDIDLRAVARAIRESDFSGYAAIEFEGWEDCLLGCERGIAFAKSLFA; this comes from the coding sequence ATGACCGCCGACATCACCTTCGGCTTCAGCTCCTACAGCTTCCACTCGAAGCTCTCGACCGGCGAGATGACGCTGCCGCAGGTCATCGACTGGGTGGCCGCGAGCGAGGGCGAGCATCTCGAGCTCGCCGTCCTCGGCGACGATCCGGACTCCCCGATCCCGAACATCGCCTCCGACCCGGCGTACGTGGACAGCATCCGCGCGAGCGCCGACTCCGCCGGGGTGCCGCTGACCAGCCTCGCCATCGGCGCGGACCTCTCCATCGAGGATCCCGAGGAGCTGCGCTCGCAGGTCGCGCGGGTGAAGGAGTACGTGGACCTCGCCGAGCGGCTCGGCATCACCCGGATGCGCCACGACGTGGTGCCCCATGCCGCCCAGCCCGGGGACGACACCCCGGCGTTCGAGCGGGCGCTGCCCTCGATCGTCGCGGCGAGCAAGGAGATCGCGCAGTACGCCGCGGGCCGCGGGATCACCACGAGCCTCGAGAACCACGGCTTCTTCGTGCAGGCGGCGGACAGGGTGCGGCGCATCATCCACGCGGTCGACGAGCCGAACTTCCTCACCACCCTCGACGTGGGCAACTTCGTGTGCGTCGACGAGGATCCGGCGGTGTCCGTCCCGCAGAACCTCCCCTACGCGATGGTCGTGCACTTCAAGGACTTCTACATCCGCCCGGCTGACGCCGCCCCCGGCGAGGGCTGGTTCCGCAGCCGCGGCGGCAAGCACCTGCGCGGGGCGGTGGTCGGCAACGGCGACATCGACCTGCGCGCGGTGGCCCGCGCGATCCGCGAGTCCGACTTCTCGGGCTATGCCGCGATCGAGTTCGAGGGCTGGGAGGACTGCCTCCTGGGCTGCGAGCGCGGGATCGCGTTCGCCAAGAGCCTGTTCGCCTGA